The genomic segment CGAGCACTAGACGAAAGAACGAAAGCTTATATGTAACAGTGTATAAAATATTGGGTTCCCCTGTCAAGCAGTGAACGTTCAATTAGTGAATAGAAGCAGGTAACATGAGATGAAAAACAGATTAgcggaagaaaaagaagaagaggaaagaaaggaaaagaaaaaaatgattcGACTTGTCAGTAAGCGTGATGTCACCCGAACACCTGAGCAGGTGCAAACATCAAAGGATGCCGCTTTTTCCCACGGTCGGTAAAATTTTCCCAGCGCCAAGTGCCGCAACATCTAAAAGAGTACATAGAGTATGTATGGTTTGTGGGTACCATTTCATCCTAAAATGACAAGAAAATAGTCGTAAAATTGAAATCTGCTAAACAtgtgttgcaatctggcaactaaTGTTTTCAAGGTTTTGCCAAATTTATCAACTAATCTACAAAAGgacaattataaaattttttcttGTACTGTTTCAAACTTGTTACAAAACATATATTATTTGAGGCATAAAACATATATACATACTTAGGATTAGGACATGGCAATACCGCAAACACAAATTTGACGTTTCATTTCTAGCTAACTTAACCAGAACGTTGTATATACttttaccaagtaaaaaaatatatttttgtatgtttttgatatttatgtttgatttatttgttagctATGGAATTTAAAGTTGAAGTTAAGGAAGGTTTTGTTGAATGTAGTGAAAGATATATAGGAAATCtgggacgattttcacatttggtcccattgaagataggtacaaaggagctgtgaattaaattcacaaaacaaatttttgacgtttgactgtgttgtcatgtctttataatgtatatgttgtaggcttcaattacaaatagagaggctttcaaaaatacatttttattatattattgtatgaattatgcaatttttttatttttttatacacaacacgaacgaataaatactcgtttcttctcatattaattgaagttaattattacaacatttttttggcatttgcctttgataataagctaatagatttggcaatcctcaaaccaccagttgccagattgttacagatggtcactagatgtctgtggaaagtacctgaatactattattattattttttgaaagaatttcttttttactgttagtttgttagcgttctattggatttttattaattataaatcacatgctatttcccgatttattaaaaaaacatggcaacacaGTCAAGCGCCAACATTTTGTTCTATGAACTTAAATTGACAGTcaattatagctatcttcaatgggacccaATGTGAAAATCGTCCGGAAATCTGTTATGTACATCAACAAATATAGCATTGAAGAATGAACCAGAAGATAAATCAGGTAAGACGATAATAAAATTCAGTGTTACAATTTAATGTAATTGGAATTTATTAGCAATAGAAATAAAAGCTGAAATTAAGAAAGAATTTGATGAAGATGACCATGGATATGTAGAAAGTCAGCTAACTAAATCCATTGATCTTGGAGACTTGGAGTTATACACATCAACAAATAATATTGAAGCTTGGGAGGATAAACCAGATGACAAATCAGGTAAGATAAGTAATAAAATTTAGTGTTAATCAATTTGATGTAATTGGTATTTTAGCAATAGGAATAAAaactgaaattattaaaaaagaatttgCTCAAGATGACCAAACATGTATAGAAAGTCAGCTAACAATACCCCATGATATTGGAGACTTAAATAATGAACCAGATGAAGATAACTCAGGTGAGTGAAGTAATGAAAATATGTAGAGAGATGGTAAACCTCTCATTCCATCTAATCTACCTTAAATGTGTGTATAAGTTATTAATCCACAATTGATCcccttaaaaattatattttacaataGTTCTTGTTATTTTTTATGTCCAATCTGaagatcatttttaaaaaattaatctaaCCTATAGATGTTATACTTTACTCTTCCACCTTTTGCCACTACTCTTGTTGCTCATCCTTGTCTTCTGACTTGTTCCGCCTTTTTCCTGCCTCCATTTAATTCCAGGACCACATCTTCTTGTCTGGTTTGTCTAACCTTGTTTATGACGACATCCTCTCTTTCTCGTAACTCGCTCTTCCCTTAACTCTTTTACAAGTTCAGCATAGGGCTTGTCCTTTGGTTTTGTGATTGGAGTGTTGTGTTGGGAGTTTTTGTTATGACACAGGGACAGTGTCTCATCGATCATATCTTGAAGCtttcttttataatcttcaacGACTTCAATATTTGCGGCGCTCTATTTTTCACTTTTGATTTTCAATTGCCGTATACCGTGGCGATTTTTGAACTTTTCCAACTAACCACTGCTTCCCTTAAATGAAGGATcgttattcaatttcatgttgaaaAACAACGCTTTTCCGGCAACAATTGGTCCAGACAAAGGAACACCTTCGAACCAGAAATACAGAGTGTCGTGCCATGTCCAGTGATTCATTTGTGGCTTTTTTTTTCATTGTCTAACTATGTTTCATCCGGCCATCCAACTATTCCATTTGCGaagcatacttttcaattccatcagcatttttctttaaatcattgatTGTCGTTCTCGGAACATCATACTTTTTGCTCAATGCGACAAGTTCGAATTTGAATTAAACTGAATTATGTTGACACACAGATATtgactgtaataattattgtgctcTGGATTTTTATTTTCGGCTTGCGATTCTAAAAATGAAACTAAAAGAATGGTATCACTTATCATTACCTATTTAAATTGAAGTTTAATACAGAGCCCTGAAtaagaacaataattatttacataaaaaaatgcggtGGTGGCATAACTTCACGTACACATTTTAACGAATTTAGTTGGCTTATCCGCACTGCTCAAACAAAATGAATTGAtgactaaatttttatttatgttggtaatataacttatgtatggaccctgacggttaatagagagacggataatcgaggttccactgtacctataaaaaagaaaaagacagttaagatttgctTTCATGTATAGTACCTCTACTATTCTCTTAGACATATTTCTTCTCAGCAAGACTCATTAGAGCTACTGGGTAGAAGTCCTGAACGTGAAATTAATTTTCCACCATAGGAAGTAATAATAAAGTAACTTCATGTTCATAACTGAAGACATAGGGTACACAGACAGAAAGAAAGTAGTGGTATCAACAGTCTGTTGGTATCACTACTTCATACATGATTAGACTTCATACAAAATTATAGACTAAGTCTATAATTATAGTAGATAATAATCAAAGCCACATTCTTGAGGTGATCTCTAAAGGTCCTTTCACATGATCCCCCATTCACATTTGTTTTGTCCTACAGTTTTcacataaacaaatttttagtgtttgctttttattttaggtatttcCCAGCATACAATAGAACATATGAAAGTACAGACTGAAAAGCACCTTTATAAATGTGAgatttgtttaaaacaatttactaGAAAAGATCATTTAAATCAACATGTAAGAATGCACACTGGAAACACActatacaagtgtgaaatttgctttaacaAATATACTACAGCATAtagtttgaaaagacatttgagagtgcacactggagaaaaaccttaccagtgtgaaatttgttttaagcagtttatagatacaagaagtttaaaaaatcatttcagtgtgcacactggagaaaaaccttacaagtgtgaaatttgttttaagcaatataATGAAACAAGAAGTTTAAAATATCATTTGAAAGTGCACACTGGAAAAAATTTTcaccagtgtgaaatttgttttaaacagtttactagaaaagataatttaaataaacatgtACGAACACACACGGGAGAAAAATtctacaagtgtgaaatttgttttaaacaattttctagGAAAGATCATTTAAATCTACATGTAAgcacacacactggagaaaaatcttacaggtgtgaaatttgttttgcACAATTTACTAGAAAAGATCGTTTAAATCAACATGTAAGCATGCACACTGGGAATATGctatacaagtgtgaaatttgctttgaAAAATATGCTACAGCATATCGTTTAAAAATACATATGAGAATCCACACTGGAGAAAAAacttaccagtgtgaaatttgttttaagaaatttagtGGAACAGAAAGtttgaaaaatcatttgaaaGTGCACACTAGAGAAAACCtttaccagtgtgaaatttgttttaagcagtttactcgaATGAATAATTTGAAAAGTCATTTGAaaatgcacactggagaaaaaccttacaagtgtgaaatttgttttaagcagttttttcGATTGGAACATTTGAAAATCCATTTGagaatgcacactggagaaaaaccttacaagtgtgaaatttgttttaatcaGTTTGCTCGAATCGGTAATTTGAAAAGTCATTTAATAGTGCACacaggagaaaaaccttacaagtgtgaaatttgcttaaAGCAGTTTTCTCGAATGGATCGTTTGAAAATTCATTTGAGAACGCACACTTGAGAAAAATCTTTATAGATAGAAGTGTGAAATCAGTGAAGTCCTTTTAAAACGATATTTAATAGTATGCAATGAGAAAAGCTTTAtaggtgtgaaatttgtttaaagcagtatACTAAGgtatggaatttaaaaaaaatacttatgaaATTTGTTTTGATTAGTAACCTAAATTAATTGTTGAATGGATATTTATTCATAGTACCTTGAAGGAGCCTTTGTATAATTTACAACACTTTAAAATATAATGTTAAAACTTGTGATATACTGTCATAACTCAAGCAGTGAATAAACTGTCCTAAAAACTAGTCCGACTTGGTTCAGATGATCTCTGAACTGATAAGCAACAAGTACATATTGTTAAACAATGGTTTTAAGGCCAAAAGATTTTTTCAACATTAGAAAAGATGGACAAAATATATTGCAGTTTTTTAAAAGAATTACGGAACAGGACATCTGCCAGGAGAACGTGGAAGCAACCATTTAGTACCTAAACTGAGAATattaaattatcaaaatttaaagctTGCCTATGAATTAACAAAATCTATATAAATAGCCTAAACAAAATCCACAGTTCACTTCAAGCAGAAAGTactaattttcattaaaatttaacgtacatttttttttactatGTTTACTACATTGTTTACTATGTTtactattctaaaatcagaagtggagaatgctataaagggtcttaaaaataacaaaagaccaggcaacgataacgtatacggggaagtattgaaaatgttgtgcgaaacaaacagtcaatttctagactcactcgtcagactctttaacaatatttataacagcggggagtttcctgaagactggctagagtcaacttttgttgccataccgaaaaaaccaaaagcaaagtcttgtgatcaacatcggatgataagtctaattaaccacatttcgaaggcatacaccaaggttatttacaacagaataagtaaaaaatgcgaggataacattcgagattcgcagtttgggtttcggaattctcttgggacaagagaagcactttttagtctacaggtactcatccagcgctgcagagatatgaacaaagacgtgtacatatgctttatagactacgcaaaagcattcgataacgtaaagcacgaaaagataattgaagttctccataagatcggagtcgactacagagatattcgaacaatagcgagtctctattggggccaaacagctaaagtaaaagtaggatctacattgaccaataaaattgagatcaagaaaggtgtacgacagggctgtatcttgtctcccattatctttaatatatactcagaagaagtatttaagacagcgctggaggaaagcacagaaggcataaagataaatggagaaataattaataacataaggtatgctgatgacactgtgattctagcaagtagcatggaggaactgagttgcctaatgagtaagatacaaaaaacaagtgcacaatacggactcagactaaatatcacaaaaaccaaatggatgttagtaagcaaaacccaacaaccaccacagcaactgatattagacaatgaaagaattgaacacgtggattcgtacatctacttgggaacaacagttaactcaaattgggatcaagcaaaggaaatacgtataagagtagaaaaggcaagagcatcgttcactagcatgaagcaaattttcacctctaaaagcctcaccctacctctcaaaattcgacttctgaaatgttatgtattcccggttttgttatatggaatggaggcgtggacaatgaccgcaacaatgatgaaaaaagtagaggccttcgaaatatgggcttaccgacgtatattacgtatatcctggactgagcacgtgaccaacgaagaggtactacgccggataggtaaagagagggaggtaggaataagtataaagaaaagaaagttggaatacttgggtcacgttatgagacataataaatatagagtactacaactgatcattcaagggaaaatagacagcagaaggggtccagggaggagaagacactcgtggctccaaaacttgcggcaatggttcggattgtcatctgctgaactattcagatctgccgtaaacaaagtcagaatagccatgttgattgccaacgttcggaacggacaaggcacatgaagaagaatgTTTACTACATCAGACAATAACGTGGTccgtattcgctccgtgcgtgactgacgcgacacctaccgccttcatctgacagttttggacctactaattttcaggttaaacatatgacatatgtttgactttgttaaatacatgcgaaattgacaattattaataattaactttttaattatatagtttcagtttatgtacaaaataaatgtattaaaaactgggtttctcaaaattcatcataatatatcttttcaaccataaacggaaaagaaagggaaaaatctagtactggcaaatcaagtttttcacgtgaaagagcatatatttaaaaacagtaatcgtaaaagttatgatataaaagctaaagtcatcaggcactctgcagttagcttgaagccttataaaatatcatttaaggtaaattgtttaaatttttcgtatttcaattgcataaaaatgaaattatgtgatatttactttttcatattaatagcacggatccatctttttcttttttctaatttatatgtaatctttgggaacctataaaaactacacttactatttttgctattattagcacaattaaatacgcaatatgtatttgcacacatttttgataaaatttatgcgtaaaaaggtaggtccaattttggcatcgtttcaaagtaccctaccatggtcacgcacggagcgaatatgtGGGTTGCCGTCTTTTACAATACAATATGATCTTTTATTTGGAAGTGATTCAATATTCACTTGTGAAAAGGCAACCAACTCTCAAATATGTTTTGGTAAATTTAACATATTTGTTCTTTTTGCAACATTCTCTTATACCAATTCTTATATAACATACTCTTCTCTCCTAGACCGCAGTGGCATTTTTACTATGTTGCAAAAGTttttacttaaaacataataatcaTCTACATTAAGTCAGTGGAATAACAAAGGGTGAGATCCTAACTCAGATTTTATCGAGTGATGCGAATGATAATACAATATCTCAGGCAtgttaaaaaattgatattttttttatccaCATCTCTCTTCGCCACctgaatatatatttaaatataacctACCGAAGCGGGATTTTTCTACTATAGTGAGACTTAAAACTCAACACGGAAAATATGCGGCACATCTGTATAAAGGGGAATAGTGAATTTACCAGTTTGCTTTTGCGATAATATGTCTAATAGAGATTTGAATCATATTTTCCTGGATTGCAAAATTAACGAGAGAGTCTACAATAAAAACAAGTATGTTTTCCAATTAGTATAGAGTATTTACTAAGTTTCCATGTTATGAGAATAATTAAATTACTGATTGACTAtttgaaagaaataaatattgccaTTTAAATGAAACAGTgatagatataaaaaaaacttaatatatCAGGctaaaaaatagcaaataaaaatCTGACTAACGAACCTGTTTCCAAGCTATATTCTCTCACACACATACATTAAGTCATTCAATTTTGAATTCAATTAACCTTTTTATATGTCGTCGGCCCAATACCAAAAAGATGAATGTGAAAAATCGTGATTTGGGTTTGAAGGTTTTGATACTCTGTGTGAAAATTTGGATTTTTGTCGGAATAATGTCATTTCTTGGGAGATATAGGATCTACTTTGACAGTTTATGACttgcttattattttttctgtttattaGCCCCCACCTTCCAAAATGCCACATTCTTGGATTTGGCattgtaaaattttctttcaaATCACTTACAGTACAATAAGAAAACCTAAAGACACAatgattttcaatatttttattaatttgaaaTATCAACAAACATGTGTATTTTCATTGGGAAACTAGGATAAACTCAGGAGCTATAAATCTAAGAAAACAAAACAACTTAAACTTCTAAATCATTGgcaaaataaactataaaaacgAACAAGGTTTTCTcaaaaaaatactgaaaattcgcgattgaaaacaaagtatctgacctctggcggaataaatttaaactactataagtggtataaacaaaccagacagctgttgatttgaatagaattattaaatttttttagtaaatttcagcattatgactatgtcacagtatattgccaaagaatattctttataaagcaatatactgtgactacgttaaagtattttaaatcaaatcgataTTGTTCTGTTCCTCAATGCAATTCGACAAAAGATATTTCTGGATCTTGACAATGGACTCGTTGCTTCAACACAATACTCAAAGATATCATTAAGGCTAATTTCCAtttataaatgataaaataagtggtcttaaaccaaactaaacatgcaaAAGCAATGGTAACCATTAgttgtttataccatttatatcggccatgacactgcaatcgacctgccctctacattcagtttcaatcgcgaatacaAAAGGAACTAAATTCATATGCTTGAATGAGCTTGAGTATGAAGTGAAATGGTTTAATTTTCATCTGAGTCAGTATATTCACTGTCATCTGGTTCTGATAATCTAtccttaatattattattaatttttagcgACTTGTAAAAACTGTGATGAACTTTTGTGATTGTTAAATCAGAACACATTTTTTGTAAATCCTGATATTTTGGCTTCGCAATGGGTAACTCACATTCGTATGATGCTTTTAACTCCGCTGTTTTTGGTCGATCGCGAAATTTTTTCATGCAGTTTATCTCAATAAATTCTTGTTCAAAATCTATTTTGTAAAACACCTTCGTCATGTCCGATTTAAGATAAATCCAGCAAACCTTACGCCATGGTATTTTGTTCATCTCAAATTTTTGCGCTGCAAATtctttaaaatcataaatatcaTCAAAGCTTCTGTTCCTCACTTCAAATGCGCGTGGTTTCCTACGAGCATCTCGTATTACTTGCGCCCAACCTTCAGGAATGCAGGAACATGCTTAGCTTTCTGCTCAATTTTAGAATGTATGGAATCGCATTCCATTTCAGTGTGTTCGCTTTCGAAAAATTTATGATCTATGATTTTCAAGCTAGGATTAACAGAAATGAGGTGCATACACATATCagcaaaatttgaatttttttcacCACAGCCATCTGACATCATTCTAACTTCTGTATTAGATAATACGTATTCATAAATACAAGAAGTGATTTCATTTGAACCCCTTTTACCCTGGGTTTCATCCCATAGATAGCAAATGCCATCTTGATTTCCAATATTATAAACTGTCAAGTTAAAAACAGCTAATTTACGCAAGTAAAGTATCTGTCCTGCAGACCCTTTTGGAGTTGTGAGTACAGCTTCAAGGTCAAAATTTAATGCTAATATAGTAGAATTATTGTCTATTGCTTCTAGTTTATCAGCACTGCGAGCCTTGCGTGCAAATTCCTTTCTTCTCAAGTTTTGCTGGAAAGTTTGTTCTTgggcttctttttcttcttcaattaTATTTTTCTGTGTCAAACATAGCTATTAATAACGCTATCCATTATTTTTTTGTGTTCTATATGTCATGTTTATCATTTTATAATTCATTTTCCACTACTCAAAATCTATACACGAATGTGACAAAGTATACCATACCCTCCATACCACTGGTTGTTAAAACAACAAATGTACCACATTCACTGACTTGGAACTTTTAATGCAAGGCCAAAACCACGAAAGTGTCACATTCACGATACGCGCGTTGCGACAGTCGAATAAAAAACTAAGATACGTCAAAGGCAGTACACCTA from the Diabrotica undecimpunctata isolate CICGRU chromosome 1, icDiaUnde3, whole genome shotgun sequence genome contains:
- the LOC140443599 gene encoding uncharacterized protein isoform X2 → MEFKVEVKEGFVECSERYIGNLLCTSTNIALKNEPEDKSAIEIKAEIKKEFDEDDHGYVESQLTKSIDLGDLELYTSTNNIEAWEDKPDDKSAIGIKTEIIKKEFAQDDQTCIESQLTIPHDIGDLNNEPDEDNSDAVVVCLSPPRRETVGWSHERSLVLRVQK
- the LOC140443599 gene encoding uncharacterized protein isoform X1 gives rise to the protein MEFKVEVKEGFVECSERYIGNLLCTSTNIALKNEPEDKSAIEIKAEIKKEFDEDDHGYVESQLTKSIDLGDLELYTSTNNIEAWEDKPDDKSAIGIKTEIIKKEFAQDDQTCIESQLTIPHDIGDLNNEPDEDNSGISQHTIEHMKVQTEKHLYKCEICLKQFTRKDHLNQHVRMHTGNTLYKCEICFNKYTTAYSLKRHLRVHTGEKPYQCEICFKQFIDTRSLKNHFSVHTGEKPYKCEICFKQYNETRSLKYHLKVHTGKNFHQCEICFKQFTRKDNLNKHVRTHTGEKFYKCEICFKQFSRKDHLNLHVSTHTGEKSYRCEICFAQFTRKDRLNQHVSMHTGNMLYKCEICFEKYATAYRLKIHMRIHTGEKTYQCEICFKKFSGTESLKNHLKVHTRENLYQCEICFKQFTRMNNLKSHLKMHTGEKPYKCEICFKQFFRLEHLKIHLRMHTGEKPYKCEICFNQFARIGNLKSHLIVHTGEKPYKCEICLKQFSRMDRLKIHLRTHT